From the genome of Ornithobacterium rhinotracheale, one region includes:
- a CDS encoding nitrilase-related carbon-nitrogen hydrolase produces the protein MKDELIIATIALDIVWESPEENFKQIDKIIKNVNADIFILPEMFSYGFSMNTHEIAEDTYAKSFKFLQQKAIQKQAVFCASIPVKGREGYYNRLYWVAPNETFVRYDKRHLFSYAGENKHYTAGKKQVIINYEGWRILPQICYDLRFPVFSRNTPFELYDLAIYVASWPSSRSFAWNTLLHARAIENMAYIAGVNRSGEAPNGLSYLGDCHVIDPLGKDIQALDKKESLSIFAINKPYLIEQRQHFNFLNDADDFTIQF, from the coding sequence ATGAAAGACGAATTAATTATTGCAACTATCGCCCTTGATATTGTTTGGGAAAGTCCCGAAGAAAATTTTAAGCAAATTGATAAAATCATCAAAAATGTAAATGCTGATATTTTTATTTTGCCCGAAATGTTTTCTTATGGTTTTTCTATGAACACACACGAAATTGCAGAAGATACTTATGCCAAATCATTTAAATTTCTGCAACAAAAAGCGATTCAAAAACAGGCGGTTTTCTGTGCAAGTATCCCAGTGAAGGGGCGGGAAGGCTACTACAATCGATTGTATTGGGTGGCTCCAAATGAAACTTTTGTGCGTTACGACAAGCGACATCTTTTTTCATATGCTGGAGAGAATAAACATTACACAGCAGGCAAAAAGCAAGTCATCATTAATTATGAAGGCTGGCGTATTCTGCCACAAATATGTTACGATTTGCGATTCCCAGTGTTTTCTCGCAACACACCATTTGAGCTGTATGACTTAGCTATTTATGTAGCCAGCTGGCCAAGCTCTCGTTCTTTTGCATGGAACACACTTCTCCACGCACGAGCGATTGAAAATATGGCGTATATAGCTGGAGTAAACCGATCAGGGGAAGCCCCCAACGGATTATCATATCTCGGCGACTGCCATGTCATCGACCCGCTAGGAAAGGACATTCAGGCTTTGGACAAAAAAGAAAGCTTATCTATCTTTGCGATAAATAAGCCTTATTTAATTGAGCAACGGCAACATTTTAATTTCTTAAATGATGCCGATGATTTTACAATCCAATTTTAA
- a CDS encoding IS982 family transposase, with amino-acid sequence MSNLEASYNFILNKLIEISGTENFYFKPVKPKLSDIELISLIILAEFKSIDSEHQLFREIKGWAIESKIERSVYNRRKRKLFPFLEEIRCKMVKKFNDFENYFLVDSMPLEVCKLSRSSRSKICKENSFSMPNKGFCASQNLHFYGYKLHAIRSIAGVFQSFDLSPASVHDIHYLKDIKLQISDCVLLGDRGYLSQTVQLDLFNEVKIQLETPKRKNQKDYKPQFYPFRKYRKRIETLFSQLCDQFMIRRNYAKSFEGFKTRILAKITSLTTIQYLNKFVFHSNINNLKINLIR; translated from the coding sequence ATGAGCAACCTAGAGGCAAGTTACAATTTTATTTTGAATAAACTAATAGAAATTTCAGGAACTGAAAATTTCTATTTTAAACCAGTGAAACCAAAATTATCTGATATAGAGCTGATAAGCTTAATTATTTTAGCAGAATTTAAATCTATCGATTCTGAGCACCAGCTTTTTAGAGAGATAAAAGGTTGGGCTATTGAATCTAAAATTGAAAGGAGTGTTTACAACAGAAGAAAACGAAAACTCTTCCCTTTTCTTGAAGAAATTAGGTGCAAAATGGTGAAAAAGTTCAATGATTTTGAAAACTATTTTTTGGTGGACAGCATGCCTTTAGAAGTGTGTAAATTATCCCGCTCTTCCAGAAGCAAAATCTGTAAAGAAAATAGCTTTTCAATGCCAAATAAAGGTTTTTGTGCTTCTCAAAATCTACACTTTTATGGTTACAAGCTACATGCGATCCGTTCTATTGCTGGTGTGTTCCAAAGTTTTGACTTATCTCCCGCCTCCGTTCACGACATTCATTATTTGAAAGACATAAAACTTCAAATTTCTGATTGCGTGTTACTTGGAGACAGGGGCTATCTTTCTCAAACGGTTCAGCTTGACTTGTTCAATGAGGTGAAAATCCAGTTAGAAACCCCTAAAAGAAAAAATCAAAAAGATTACAAACCTCAGTTCTATCCATTCAGAAAGTATAGAAAACGTATAGAAACTTTATTCTCGCAGTTGTGTGACCAATTTATGATACGGCGTAATTATGCCAAATCTTTTGAAGGATTCAAAACAAGAATATTGGCAAAAATTACCTCCTTGACTACTATTCAATATCTCAATAAATTTGTCTTTCATAGTAACATTAACAATTTAAAAATTAACCTCATTCGATAA